The following are encoded together in the Populus trichocarpa isolate Nisqually-1 chromosome 5, P.trichocarpa_v4.1, whole genome shotgun sequence genome:
- the LOC7464699 gene encoding protein NETWORKED 1D has translation MAARSQADSKRKYSWWWNSHISPKNSKWLQENLTGMDFKVKQMIKLLEEDADSFARRAEMYYKKRPELMKLVEEFYRAYRALAERYDHATGALRQAHRTMAEAFPNQVPLMLGDDSPAGSATDGDPRTPDMPPIRAPFDPDELQKDALGVSPSHRNGAFTEESDSVPGRKGLKQLNDLFGSGDGVNHAKFSEGRARKGLSFHDPEEKEQGVWNDSSHDLKARIPSQSERVSQAELEILTLKNALAKLEAEKEADLLRYENSLERLSNLESEVSRATEDSRGLNERASKSEAEVLTLKEALAELEAEKKSSFLQYQHCLEKISNLENSISHVQKDAGEQNERAGKAEIEAQSLKQDLARLEAEKNVVLVQYKQCLEKISDLEDQLLNAQEDARRFSERAGDAEREIDTLKQALTKLTEEKEAAVTQYQQCLATIVSLEHKITCFEEEARRLNSEIDDGAVKLKDAEERCILLVKSNQTMQSELESLVQKVAAQSEEVTEKKEELGRLWTCVQEERLRFIEAETAFQTLQHLHSQSQEELRSMAAQLQNRSQILDELEARNQSLKDEVEHVKVENKSVSEVNLSSALTIQNLQDEISSLRETITKLEAEVELRVDQRNALQQEIYCLKEELNDLNRKHQAIMGQVESVGFSPESFGLSVKDLQDANIKLKEVCEQDRSENVALLEKLEIMDKLIEKNALLENSLSDLNVELEGVREKVKELEESCQSLLGEKSILVSEKALLASELQFVTDNLEKLTEKNSVLENFLIAANAELEGLRVKSKSLEDLCLLHENEKSDLASMKGSLTSQLDITEKSLKDLEKNYKELEERYSLLEKERESTLHEVEELQVSLDAKKQEHANLAKLSESQLAGMASQICFLQEEGQCRKKEYEEELDKAVNAEIEIFILQKSAQELEEKNFSLLLEHQKLLEASKLSEEQISDLKHENCEQQVELKCISDQINNLRVGLYQVLKALELDANQCENKTEQDQKLVNHVLNKLQETQEFLFKMQDENQQLVIENSVLVTLLGQLQLEVENLVMTKNILDQELTTRSEQFLVLKNESQKLSGINEVMKLKLIEGDHKEEALKVELSNLHGQLSDLQGAHQNLQELNCKVLDEQRSLMKSFSDVLMEKCKLEEENCCILYETVSQSTLSLIFRDIICEKSVETKGLGENLDKLYHDNNGLNEKVKILEKELDKLCSLEDEKRELCEMVEDLKCKYDEVGMIQSDQEMQIIKLSGDYDQKSKEAEKFCEVNQKLESEMRKLHEEFQEVKGREENLSNELVKGRNEIELLESQAVALFGELQISAVREALFEGKIHELLELCERLEDGNCSKDVEINQLKERVGTLEGGNADLKALMAAYFPAFMSLRDCVTSLEKHTLSDVTFNEVDNKEPKDAAMVVHAKSCQQMSEGQSSVVPGGTLDFQELQMRVIAIEKAVIEKERLVMVENLSSHSKLDAAMRQIEELKSGSSLHLAGIETRKYAKPNPEQEELRAVLRDDLRQQKQTREISEDGSEVMTKDIMLDQISECSSYRISRRETMEADYQMLEIWETADRNDSNDLTVGKTQKVIASQAEKKHTRQHPSTESMIEKEVGVDKLEISKTLSGSRQEGNKRKILERLDSDAQKLTNLQITVQDLKSKVEITEKSKKGKGIEYDNVKEQLEESEEAIMELLEVNRKLMKTVEDEPLYFDEKSTLIPDESGTVRRVKILEQARRGSENIGRLQLEVQKLQFLLLKLDGENSSRGKTKITERKTRVLLRDYLYGGTRTSQKQKKGRFCSCVQPPTKGD, from the exons GTATGGATTTCAAAGTCAAACAAATGATCAAACTCCTTGAAGAAGACGCAGATTCCTTTGCAAGGAGGGCAGAGATGTACTATAAGAAACGCCCGGAGCTTATGAAATTAGTTGAAGAGTTTTATAGAGCATATCGTGCATTGGCTGAAAGATATGATCATGCCACCGGGGCCCTTCGCCAGGCACATCGAACAATGGCAGAAGCATTCCCCAACCAAGTCCCCCTTATGCTTGGCGATGATTCTCCTGCAGGTTCTGCTACTGATGGTGATCCCCGTACACCTGATATGCCACCAATACGTGCACCTTTTGACCCTGATGAGCTGCAAAAGGATGCTTTGGGTGTTTCACCATCTCATAGGAATGGAGCTTTTACTGAAGAATCAGATTCTGTTCCTGGAAGAAAGGGTTTGAAACAGCTCAATGATCTTTTTGGGTCTGGAGATGGGGTGAACCATGCTAAATTTTCAGAAGGGAGGGCAAGAAAAGGCCTCAGTTTCCATGATCCAGAGGAGAAAGAGCAAGGTGTGTGGAATGACAGTAGCCATGATCTCAAGGCTCGAATCCCATCCCAGTCTGAACGAGTGAGTCAAGCCGAGCTagaaattttaactttaaagaATGCGCTTGCTAAACTAGAAGCTGAAAAAGAAGCTGACCTGCTTCGGTATGAGAATAGTTTGGAAAGATTGTCTAATCTGGAGTCAGAAGTCTCTCGTGCAACAGAGGATTCCAGGGGACTTAATGAACGAGCCAGCAAATCTGAAGCTGAAGTTCTAACTTTGAAGGAAGCCCTTGCCGAGTTAGAGGCTGAAAAGAAATCTAGTTTTCTTCAATACCAGCattgtttggaaaaaatatCTAATCTGGAGAACAGTATATCTCATGTCCAAAAGGATGCAGGAGAACAAAATGAGCGAGCTGGCAAGGCCGAAATTGAAGCTCAATCTCTAAAGCAAGACCTGGCTAGATTAGAAGCTGAAAAAAATGTTGTGCTGGTTCAGTACAAACAATGTTTGGAGAAGATATCTGATCTAGAAGACCAATTACTGAATGCACAGGAAGATGCCAGGAGGTTCAGTGAGCGTGCGGGTGATGCTGAAAGGGAAATTGATACCTTGAAGCAAGCTTTGACCAAGCTAACTGAAGAGAAGGAAGCTGCTGTCACTCAGTACCAGCAGTGCTTGGCAACAATTGTCAGCCTGGAGCATAAAATTACTTGTTTTGAGGAGGAAGCCCGAAGGCTTAACTCAGAGATAGATGATGGGGCTGTGAAGCTAAAGGATGCTGAAGAGAGGTGTATTCTGTTggtaaaatcaaatcaaaccatGCAGTCTGAGTTAGAGTCATTGGTGCAGAAAGTGGCAGCTCAAAGCGAAGAAGTTACGGAGAAGAAGGAGGAGTTGGGGAGACTTTGGACTTGTGTACAAGAAGAGCGATTGAGATTCATTGAGGCTGAAACTGCTTTTCAAACTCTACAGCATCTGCACTCTCAATCTCAGGAAGAACTGAGATCTATGGCGGCTCAGCTTCAGaacaggtctcaaattttggaCGAACTGGAAGCCCGTAATCAGAGTTTAAAAGATGAAGTGGAGCATGTCAAGGTGGAGAACAAGAGTGTAAGTGAAGTCAACTTATCCTCAGCTCTGACTATACAGAATCTGCAAGATGAGATTTCAAGCTTAAGGGAGACCATAACAAAACTTGAAGCAGAGGTTGAGCTTCGAGTGGACCAAAGAAATGCTCTTCAGCAAGAAATTTACTGTCTGAAGGAGGAGTTAAATGACCTTAACCGGAAGCATCAGGCAATCATGGGGCAGGTGGAATCAGTTGGTTTCAGCCCAGAGTCCTTTGGGTTGTCTGTGAAGGATTTGCAAGATGCCAACATAAAGCTAAAGGAGGTTTGTGAGCAAGACAGAAGTGAAAACGTAGCTCTTTTGGAAAAGTTGGAGATCATGGACAAACTTATTGAAAAAAATGCTCTCCTGGAGAATTCTTTATCAGATTTGAATGTTGAGCTAGAAGGGGTTAGAGAGAAGGTAAAGGAACTGGAAGAATCCTGTCAATCTCTTTTGGGAGAGAAATCCATTCTTGTTTCTGAGAAGGCTTTGCTGGCCTCTGAGTTGCAATTTGTGACTGATAATTTGGAGAAACTTACAGAGAAGAACAGCGTTCTGGAGAATTTCCTCATTGCTGCCAATGCTGAACTTGAGGGGCTGAGAGTAAAATCAAAGAGCTTAGAAGATTTATGCCTGCTGCATGAGAATGAGAAGTCTGACCTGGCCTCTATGAAAGGAAGTTTAACTTCTCAGTTGGACATCACTGAGAAAAGCCTGAAGGATTtggagaaaaattataaagaattaGAAGAGAGATATTCCCTTctggagaaagagagagaatccACACTTCATGAAGTAGAAGAATTACAGGTTTCTTTAGATGCCAAAAAGCAAGAACATGCTAATCTAGCCAAGTTGAGTGAGTCCCAATTGGCTGGTATGGCATCACAGATCTGCTTTCTACAAGAAGAAGGTCAGtgcagaaagaaagaatatgAAGAGGAGCTGGACAAAGCTGTGAATGCGGAGATTGAGATCTTTATCTTGCAGAAAAGTGCACAAGAACTGGAAGAAAAGAATTTTTCCCTCTTGCTTGAGCATCAGAAGCTCCTGGAGGCATCTAAACTTTCAGAGGAACAGATCTCTGATCTGAAACATGAAAATTGTGAACAACAAGTAGAGTTGAAATGCATCTCTGATCAAATTAACAATCTGAGAGTGGGACTTTATCAGGTGTTGAAGGCTCTTGAACTTGATGCAAACCAGTGTGAAAATAAAACGGAGCAAGACCAAAAACTTGTGAACCATGTACTCAACAAACTTCAAGAAACACAAGAGTTTCTCTTCAAGATGCAAGATGAAAATCAACAGTTGGTCATCGAGAACTCTGTTCTAGTTACACTGCTTGGGCAACTTCAACTAGAGGTGGAAAATCTTGTGATGACTAAAAATATCCTTGATCAGGAGTTGACAACCAGGTCTGAGCAGTTCTTGGTTTTGAAGAATGAGAGCCAAAAGCTTTCAGGGATAAATgaagtgatgaaattgaagttaATAGAGGGAGACCACAAAGAGGAGGCTTTGAAGGTTGAACTAAGCAATCTTCACGGGCAGCTGTCAGACTTGCAAGGTGCTCACCAGAACCTACAGGAATTGAACTGCAAGGTTCTTGATGAGCAGAGGTCCTTGATGAAATCATTTTCTGACGTGCTGATGGAGAAATGTAAACTAGAAGAGGAAAACTGCTGCATTCTTTATGAAACTGTATCTCAAAGTACCCTTTCTCTAATTTTCAGGGATATCATCTGCGAAAAATCTGTGGAAACAAAAGGCCTTGGTGAAAATCTAGATAAACTGTATCATGACAACAATGGTCTCAATGAGAAGGTGAAGATATTGGAGAAGGAGTTAGATAAGCTCTGTTCCTTAGAGGATGAGAAGAGAGAGTTGTGTGAAATGGTGGAGGATCTTAAGTGCAAGTATGATGAGGTCGGGATGATACAATCAGATCAAGAAATGCAGATCATCAAACTATCTGGAGATTATGATCAGAAAAGTAAGGAGGCTGAAAAGTTTTGTGAAGTAAATCAGAAATTGGAGTCTGAAATGAGGAAATTGCATGAAGAATTTCAAGAAGTTAAAGGCAGGGAGGAAAATTTGAGTAATGAACTGGTAAAGGGAAGAAATGAGATTGAATTACTAGAGTCTCAGGCTGTTGCATTGTTCGGTGAACTACAGATATCTGCTGTGCGAGAAGCCTTGTTTGAAGGAAAGATTCATGAGCTCCTTGAATTATGTGAGAGACTTGAAGATGGAAATTGCTCAAAAGACGTGGAGATCAACCAGCTGAAAGAAAGAGTTGGTACTTTGGAAGGCGGAAATGCAGACCTCAAAGCTCTGATGGCTGCATATTTTCCAGCTTTCATGTCTTTGAGGGATTGTGTAACATCACTGGAGAAGCACACTCTTTCAGATGTGACATTTAATGAAGTTGACAACAAGGAACCAAAG GATGCTGCAATGGTGGTGCATGCCAAAAGCTGTCAACAAATGAGTGAAGGACAGAGTAGCGTAGTACCAGGTGGAACTTTGGACTTCCAGGAATTGCAAATGAGGGTTATAGCCATTGAGAAGGCAGTCATTGAGAAGGAGAGACTTGTTATGGTGGAAAACTTGAGTTCTCATTCCAAACTCGATGCTGCGATGAGGCAGATTGAGGAGTTGAAATCTGGAAGCAGCTTGCATCTAGCAGGTATTGAAACAAGGAAGTATGCCAAGCCAAATCCGGAGCAAGAGGAACTGAGGGCCGTGCTCCGTGATGATCTCAGGCAGCAGAAACAAACACGTGAAATCTCCGAGGATGGGAGTGAAGTGATGACAAAAGACATAATGCTTGATCAGATATCTGAATGTTCATCTTATAGAATAAGCAGAAGAGAAACTATGGAGGCTGATTATCAGATGCTTGAAATATGGGAAACTGCTGACCGGAATGACAGCAATGACCTGACTGTTGGAAAAACTCAGAAGGTGATTGCTTCACAGGCAGAGAAAAAACACACCAGGCAGCATCCCTCCACAGAATCAATGATTGAGAAGGAGGTGGGTGTGGACAAATTAGAGATCTCAAAGACATTATCAGGGTCTCGTCAAGAAGGAAATAAGAGGAAAATTCTAGAAAGACTTGATTCTGATGCTCAAAAGTTGACAAATCTTCAAATAACAGTTCAAGATTTGAAGAGTAAGGTGGAGATTACAGAGAAGAGCAAAAAGGGAAAGGGTATTGAATATGATAATGTGAAGGAGCAGCTGGAAGAATCCGAGGAGGCCATCATGGAGCTGTTAGAAGTCAATCGCAAATTAATGAAGACTGTTGAAGACGAGCCACTGTACTTTGATGAGAAGTCCACACTAATACCAGATGAGAGTGGCACTGTCAGGAGAGTAAAAATTTTAGAACAGGCAAGAAGAGGATCAGAGAACATTGGGCGTTTGCAGTTGGAGGTGCAGAAATTGCAGTTCCTTTTGCTGAAACTCGATGGCGAAAACAGCAgtagaggaaaaacaaaaatcacagaGCGAAAAACAAGAGTTTTACTGCGGGACTATCTGTATGGTGGAACAAGAACAAGCCAGAAGCAGAAGAAAGGGCGCTTTTGTTCATGTGTGCAACCTCCAACTAAAGGAGATTGA